In a genomic window of Polycladomyces abyssicola:
- a CDS encoding DNA internalization-related competence protein ComEC/Rec2, whose product MKVPVGWLAGGWIGGIAVVLTGGSGYEGWWWLGAGVLGIAGGWLCLWRWRMWTTTCTVLAFFAGAAYTSWVDTHNVSSIDDRLTDQVGIKLHGVVQSAPEVDGDQLTCMVKVYRLEVRGAFRRLTGEKVLLRLRLQSQSELRTVRDWTSGTRLSVNGVRLTRPDPARNPGGFDARAFYRRQFVHWIASADGLRGVSAEQPPPWDVFAWADRIRRSGGDTLAQLYPEEISGLIRGLVLGERNAVPEEIDSLFAEWGLTHLLAISGMNVAVFVAGVYGLLTRLRLTREVAGGLTIVSLPIFAWVTGAEASVVRASLMAGFALVATVFGMWHNRLSFLFLAGWLMLLWNPYQLLEAGFQLTCLITLGLLVAVEPLSSLFPLPWKWANQWLAVTLIAHLVSFPVTITFFYDFPTGSWWVNLWIVPIVGSVVFPLALLSLMLGWIAPVWGAVPAWICTQVTKGLLWLLERLSEEQGMLTSWSPPSWQWCMAYAAACVYALFAWTGNALHPRRHRWCSAVMITGLIFYSYHPFYGEREARITFLDVGQGDCAVIETPRGQVIVVDGGGMVSFPQKSWQRRHHPYDVGEKTVVPYLRYRGIRQIDYLIMTHGDADHIGGLQKVAEQFPVRLVLRNPHPPRTATERQLMRTLIENGARIAAPSPGTAWTLEPGVVWQFLHPDPAHLSTDGWTNNDSIVFLLQIQHFRLLMTGDIEQEAEEDVVEKWRFPPVDVLKVAHHGSRTSTGESWLAQVRPGFAVISVGRHNRFGHPAPEVIRRLQSHRIHIWRTDRHGAVTIRIRPAGWTVETMLPVVR is encoded by the coding sequence ATGAAAGTTCCGGTGGGTTGGTTGGCGGGTGGATGGATAGGAGGCATCGCCGTTGTGTTGACAGGGGGAAGCGGGTATGAAGGATGGTGGTGGTTAGGGGCAGGAGTGCTCGGGATAGCAGGAGGGTGGTTGTGCCTGTGGCGGTGGCGGATGTGGACGACGACATGCACAGTACTGGCTTTTTTTGCCGGAGCCGCCTATACGTCATGGGTGGATACTCACAATGTCTCGTCCATCGATGATCGGTTGACTGATCAAGTCGGGATCAAGCTGCATGGGGTCGTCCAGTCCGCTCCTGAGGTGGATGGAGATCAGCTCACCTGTATGGTGAAAGTCTACCGGTTGGAGGTGCGTGGTGCCTTTCGACGCTTGACTGGTGAAAAAGTGTTGTTGCGTCTTCGATTACAATCTCAGTCGGAGTTGCGGACGGTTCGCGATTGGACGAGTGGGACGCGGCTGTCGGTGAACGGTGTACGGTTGACTCGCCCGGATCCGGCGAGAAATCCTGGCGGCTTTGATGCACGGGCGTTTTATCGCCGTCAATTTGTGCATTGGATCGCGTCGGCTGACGGGCTTCGCGGGGTTTCGGCGGAACAACCGCCCCCATGGGATGTATTCGCATGGGCAGACCGGATTCGGCGGAGCGGGGGCGACACGTTGGCGCAACTCTATCCTGAGGAGATATCCGGTTTGATTCGCGGATTGGTGCTGGGAGAGAGGAATGCGGTGCCGGAAGAGATCGACAGCCTGTTTGCCGAATGGGGACTGACGCATTTGTTGGCCATTTCAGGGATGAATGTGGCCGTCTTCGTTGCGGGCGTGTACGGTTTGTTGACCCGATTGCGCTTAACGCGTGAAGTGGCTGGCGGACTCACGATCGTATCGTTGCCGATATTTGCATGGGTAACAGGCGCGGAAGCATCCGTTGTCCGGGCGTCCCTGATGGCCGGGTTCGCCCTCGTTGCCACGGTTTTCGGCATGTGGCACAACCGACTGAGCTTTTTGTTTCTGGCAGGATGGTTGATGCTGTTGTGGAATCCGTATCAGCTTCTGGAGGCGGGGTTTCAGCTGACCTGTTTGATCACGCTCGGCTTGCTGGTGGCGGTCGAACCACTCAGTAGCCTGTTTCCATTACCGTGGAAATGGGCAAATCAATGGTTGGCGGTCACGTTAATTGCCCATCTGGTATCATTTCCGGTGACGATCACCTTTTTTTATGACTTTCCGACAGGTTCTTGGTGGGTCAATCTATGGATTGTGCCCATCGTCGGTAGCGTGGTGTTCCCTTTGGCACTCCTTTCCTTGATGTTGGGCTGGATTGCACCTGTGTGGGGAGCAGTGCCTGCCTGGATATGCACACAGGTGACGAAAGGTCTGTTATGGTTGTTGGAACGGCTTTCTGAGGAACAGGGAATGTTGACGTCATGGTCACCGCCGTCATGGCAATGGTGTATGGCATACGCGGCGGCATGTGTATACGCATTGTTCGCATGGACGGGTAACGCGCTTCATCCCCGGCGGCATCGTTGGTGTTCGGCGGTGATGATCACGGGTCTGATCTTTTACTCCTATCATCCTTTTTACGGGGAGAGGGAGGCGCGCATCACCTTTCTCGATGTGGGGCAGGGGGATTGCGCTGTCATCGAGACACCGCGAGGACAGGTCATCGTTGTGGATGGCGGCGGGATGGTGTCTTTTCCGCAGAAGTCATGGCAACGGCGTCACCATCCCTACGACGTGGGAGAGAAAACGGTGGTTCCGTATCTGCGCTATCGCGGCATCCGACAAATCGACTACCTCATTATGACGCACGGGGATGCAGACCACATCGGAGGCTTGCAAAAAGTGGCGGAACAATTCCCCGTTCGCCTCGTCCTACGTAATCCCCACCCACCCCGTACAGCGACGGAACGGCAATTGATGCGTACGTTGATCGAAAACGGTGCCCGAATCGCGGCACCTTCCCCCGGAACGGCTTGGACACTGGAACCGGGGGTTGTATGGCAGTTTCTCCATCCCGATCCGGCGCATCTCTCAACCGACGGGTGGACCAACAATGATTCCATTGTTTTTTTACTGCAGATCCAACATTTCCGCTTGTTGATGACGGGGGACATCGAACAGGAAGCGGAAGAGGACGTGGTGGAAAAGTGGCGCTTTCCACCGGTGGATGTGCTGAAAGTGGCTCATCACGGAAGCCGTACATCAACAGGTGAATCATGGCTTGCGCAAGTTCGGCCCGGTTTCGCCGTGATCTCGGTCGGCCGACATAATCGGTTTGGCCATCCGGCTCCGGAAGTGATCCGTCGCTTACAAAGCCATCGGATTCATATATGGCGAACGGATCGCCATGGGGCGGTGACCATTCGGATTCGTCCCGCCGGCTGGACGGTGGAGACAATGTTGCCGGTGGTAAGATGA